One window of Acetomicrobium thermoterrenum DSM 13490 genomic DNA carries:
- a CDS encoding translocation/assembly module TamB domain-containing protein: MSKKFLTKRTLKTIAFLFCLFLLSLVLVASVVLKRGGDFGSAFVVEEIEKALKNAAGLDLRFVSFSGNPITGYVGSGVEIILDGNELLLAKSIEIKPSVKSLIKGKPAVKSIEINSIDISKDEASRLATVISAIKETNASPPPPIEEIVLKDVEISGKRNYSISQARFKPHDDSIDVDFRGEINSLKISGKFRALRADEKVILEDCHVKVNDTNLKLEGTLAPRINLTGEVEELGAGEIVALFPKFKAAQPRGFLSGTMAISYDDSGSFAVEGRFYVPSGEIVDIPLNSASFTMIYKEGKLNFELLENRSFETEVTGNIEVAFNPLILKLDLFSDKASTEMWQGRFPWLSSFGGTADDVRLHLEGHPKKLSGRIHFTSDEFTATWLTLKDAEIAADISGKEVSFKGRGYWQGIPIAVEGSALHNGSLMLDALVSTEGLEIGKLGRLFNSLSDVNLEGQCDITVKVQGKPDELALEGVAKSNQLKAGFADLRDLKMEFTLKKDGLKISSLQAKLYDGKVTGQGTVSDLFSPSPNIDLSGIARDIELGGIFDSINPKIKGKTEVKWSISKEKEGAIFSVEADAPALVFGDLLKLQDLHAEATSFEGGLNLKGRALCNGGKVEFLGKIKDERGELFTDISGTISDLRLEPKTWPIHGMLRGNFKAEERSGDLNFYAEMYGQDITVKDIPLRDLKLAVGGKNSSMEVQSLSFGLCNGIVSLGGIIEGNSLHLTGDFNAVDLSGLPFPSLWFVRGITGGKLVIEGELTSPQIEIDGVIKEAAINGLTFETVKFKAKSDTVNLALDVTEASGENWTIKGKAKGNIKPDPSFEFDVGGDNVPIDMFSQLLSPNLKGKLKGRAKMSFAGEYDGALTYRGHIRSEELSLFDVKFQDVEIPLVFSSDSLRIDGLKASLFGGTLNMNYFAQIGKLLTWQSDIDIKNAPLNVFLQNFLAESVSSDGALNLSLNLKGEGTRLVNLSGYGKLDVTDGKIVGFAGKNDGLKSIGLDSLNFQKASLDFYINGPSLYILPGSMITSQPNDSLYRYISIDGILTLDGMIDLFCSGNINVKALNALTRALKEVAILENPTEQELAQNLLKGFIGGFSLNDFKDVSLYIKGNWPSLTISNLRVNEPLMAKGPSYYQFDDDEDEWRFNLHFNFQTGSGKPSEGDFGEQFVSQILEGLLNGIFNPTSENNSKKGTFSSADEIKGNH; encoded by the coding sequence ATGTCAAAAAAATTTTTGACAAAAAGAACGCTCAAAACCATAGCATTCCTGTTCTGTCTTTTTCTCTTATCCTTGGTATTGGTCGCCTCGGTGGTTTTAAAAAGGGGAGGCGACTTCGGGTCGGCCTTTGTCGTTGAAGAGATAGAAAAGGCCCTGAAAAATGCCGCAGGTCTTGACCTTCGCTTTGTCTCCTTTTCCGGCAACCCTATCACCGGATACGTAGGTAGCGGCGTCGAGATAATCCTGGACGGCAATGAATTGCTGCTCGCCAAATCTATAGAAATCAAACCATCCGTCAAATCGCTTATCAAAGGGAAACCCGCCGTCAAAAGCATCGAAATAAATTCTATAGATATATCGAAGGATGAAGCTTCGAGATTAGCAACTGTTATCTCTGCAATCAAAGAAACAAATGCATCGCCCCCTCCACCGATAGAAGAGATCGTCTTGAAAGATGTGGAGATCTCAGGAAAAAGAAACTACAGCATAAGCCAAGCCAGGTTTAAGCCTCATGACGATTCGATCGACGTCGACTTTCGCGGTGAGATTAATTCCTTAAAAATCTCCGGTAAATTCAGGGCTTTGAGGGCCGACGAAAAGGTAATTTTAGAAGACTGCCATGTTAAGGTGAATGATACAAACCTAAAACTTGAAGGGACGTTGGCACCTCGCATCAATCTAACCGGTGAAGTCGAGGAGTTGGGCGCCGGAGAGATAGTGGCCCTATTTCCAAAATTCAAAGCGGCACAACCTAGGGGCTTCCTTTCGGGCACTATGGCTATATCTTACGACGATAGCGGTTCCTTCGCCGTTGAAGGACGTTTTTACGTGCCTTCCGGCGAAATTGTCGATATACCCTTAAACAGCGCTTCATTCACCATGATCTACAAAGAAGGCAAACTTAACTTTGAGCTGCTCGAAAATAGGTCTTTCGAGACGGAAGTTACGGGAAACATAGAAGTCGCCTTTAACCCTTTGATTTTGAAGTTAGACTTATTCTCAGATAAAGCTTCAACAGAAATGTGGCAGGGTCGTTTTCCCTGGCTTTCATCCTTTGGCGGAACGGCAGACGATGTCCGCCTGCATCTGGAGGGACATCCGAAGAAGCTCTCGGGAAGGATTCATTTCACGTCCGACGAATTTACCGCCACTTGGTTAACCTTAAAGGATGCTGAAATTGCCGCAGATATATCCGGTAAGGAGGTTTCCTTCAAAGGCAGGGGATATTGGCAGGGAATCCCCATCGCTGTGGAGGGATCGGCTCTGCATAACGGCTCCTTGATGCTCGATGCCTTGGTCTCTACCGAAGGGTTAGAAATCGGTAAGTTGGGCCGACTTTTCAATTCCCTTTCGGACGTGAACCTCGAGGGCCAATGCGACATTACCGTCAAAGTACAGGGTAAACCTGACGAATTGGCCTTAGAAGGGGTCGCGAAATCTAATCAACTCAAAGCAGGCTTCGCCGATTTGAGAGATCTAAAGATGGAATTCACCCTTAAAAAGGACGGATTAAAGATCTCGTCTTTACAGGCAAAACTTTACGATGGCAAAGTGACAGGGCAGGGGACTGTCTCAGATCTCTTTTCGCCGAGCCCTAACATTGACCTATCGGGAATTGCAAGAGATATCGAGTTAGGCGGAATATTCGACTCCATCAATCCAAAGATAAAGGGAAAAACCGAAGTGAAATGGAGCATTTCAAAGGAAAAGGAGGGGGCCATTTTTTCGGTAGAGGCCGACGCACCTGCTTTAGTCTTTGGCGATTTGTTGAAGCTACAAGACCTGCACGCCGAGGCAACTTCCTTTGAAGGCGGCTTAAACTTAAAGGGGCGGGCCCTGTGCAATGGCGGAAAGGTGGAGTTTCTGGGAAAAATAAAAGATGAAAGGGGCGAGCTTTTTACGGACATCTCAGGGACGATTTCCGATTTGCGCCTCGAGCCGAAAACATGGCCTATTCATGGTATGTTAAGAGGAAATTTCAAAGCGGAAGAACGCAGCGGAGATCTAAATTTCTATGCAGAGATGTACGGCCAGGATATAACGGTAAAAGACATCCCACTAAGGGACCTAAAATTGGCCGTGGGCGGAAAGAATTCTTCGATGGAAGTGCAGTCCCTCTCCTTCGGTCTCTGCAATGGCATTGTCTCCTTGGGCGGAATAATTGAGGGGAATAGCTTGCATTTAACGGGAGATTTCAATGCCGTCGATCTCTCGGGACTTCCCTTTCCTTCTCTTTGGTTTGTTCGGGGTATAACGGGCGGGAAATTGGTCATAGAAGGTGAGTTGACCTCTCCTCAGATTGAGATAGATGGGGTGATCAAAGAGGCAGCAATAAACGGCTTAACTTTTGAAACCGTAAAATTCAAGGCTAAAAGCGATACGGTCAATCTTGCATTAGACGTCACGGAGGCCAGCGGTGAAAATTGGACAATAAAGGGGAAAGCTAAGGGCAACATCAAGCCCGATCCGTCCTTCGAATTCGACGTCGGCGGAGACAACGTCCCCATAGATATGTTTTCCCAACTGCTTTCGCCAAATCTAAAAGGAAAGCTTAAAGGCAGGGCCAAGATGAGTTTTGCCGGCGAATACGACGGAGCCTTAACCTATCGGGGCCATATCCGATCAGAGGAGCTTTCTCTTTTCGACGTAAAGTTCCAAGACGTGGAAATTCCCCTTGTTTTTAGCTCCGATTCCCTTCGGATCGATGGCTTGAAGGCCTCGCTATTTGGAGGAACCTTGAATATGAACTATTTCGCTCAAATTGGAAAGCTCCTAACGTGGCAAAGCGATATAGATATAAAAAACGCTCCACTGAACGTATTTTTGCAAAATTTTCTGGCGGAATCAGTTTCATCGGATGGCGCCTTAAACCTTTCACTCAATTTGAAGGGCGAAGGTACGCGATTGGTGAACCTGTCGGGCTACGGCAAATTAGATGTGACAGACGGTAAAATCGTAGGATTTGCTGGAAAAAACGACGGGCTGAAAAGTATTGGACTTGATAGCCTGAATTTTCAGAAGGCCTCACTGGACTTTTATATCAACGGTCCGTCACTTTACATTTTGCCGGGAAGCATGATAACCTCTCAACCCAACGATTCCCTGTACCGATATATCTCCATTGACGGTATTCTAACTTTAGACGGGATGATCGATCTGTTCTGCTCGGGAAATATAAATGTCAAAGCTTTAAATGCCCTGACCAGGGCCTTAAAGGAAGTAGCGATACTTGAAAATCCGACGGAACAAGAACTTGCCCAAAATTTACTAAAGGGCTTCATCGGCGGATTTTCCCTCAACGACTTTAAAGACGTTTCTCTGTACATAAAAGGCAACTGGCCATCTCTGACGATCTCAAATCTAAGGGTAAACGAACCTCTCATGGCCAAAGGCCCATCATATTACCAATTCGATGATGACGAAGATGAGTGGAGATTCAACCTCCATTTTAACTTCCAGACGGGCAGCGGCAAACCTTCTGAGGGGGATTTCGGGGAGCAGTTCGTTTCACAGATCCTGGAAGGACTTTTAAACGGCATTTTCAACCCCACCTCAGAGAATAACAGTAAAAAAGGCACCTTCTCCAGCGCGGACGAAATCAAGGGAAATCATTAA
- a CDS encoding threonine ammonia-lyase, with the protein MIWPEMRDVLRAAKFLEGKARRTPTEESADLSEIAGGRVFLKWENMQPCGSFKIRGSLNKMFHMSEGERKRGVVTASSGNHAQGVAMAAKMLGVRAVVFVPSVCPITKRKAIKRLGGDTVELRVTEGLYDEAEAAAKELSRTEGLTYVSSYEDHYIVSGAGTVGLEMLLDEPELDMIVVPAGGGGLITGIATAAKALSPRIRIVGVQSVASMPWVASWQSGRVVDVSYSDTLADGLTGGIPQSLLDLARVRVDDFIAVEEKDIAGAISFLHKKHHQVVEGAGAIGVAALLSGRISAVGRNVGVVISGGNIDHEVLMRVLSEN; encoded by the coding sequence ATGATATGGCCTGAAATGAGGGACGTATTGAGGGCGGCAAAATTTTTAGAAGGCAAGGCGAGGCGCACTCCAACGGAAGAATCGGCCGATTTGAGCGAGATAGCGGGAGGAAGAGTTTTTCTCAAGTGGGAGAACATGCAACCTTGCGGATCCTTTAAGATCAGAGGATCTCTTAATAAAATGTTTCACATGTCCGAGGGCGAGAGAAAGCGGGGAGTCGTGACCGCTTCAAGCGGCAATCACGCTCAAGGGGTGGCCATGGCTGCCAAAATGCTTGGCGTCAGGGCGGTAGTCTTTGTACCGTCGGTATGTCCTATAACCAAACGAAAGGCTATTAAAAGGTTGGGCGGCGATACAGTAGAGCTTAGGGTGACCGAAGGCCTGTACGACGAAGCGGAGGCGGCTGCAAAGGAGCTGTCGAGAACCGAAGGTTTGACCTATGTCTCTTCCTATGAGGATCATTACATCGTAAGTGGCGCCGGTACCGTGGGGCTTGAGATGTTGTTGGACGAACCTGAGCTCGATATGATCGTTGTGCCGGCAGGGGGCGGCGGTTTAATAACCGGCATCGCTACCGCTGCTAAGGCCCTTTCTCCCCGTATAAGGATCGTCGGAGTTCAATCGGTGGCATCCATGCCCTGGGTTGCATCTTGGCAGTCGGGAAGGGTCGTAGATGTATCCTATTCAGACACATTGGCCGATGGCCTGACGGGCGGAATACCGCAGTCTTTGCTCGATCTTGCCAGGGTTCGCGTTGATGATTTCATTGCCGTAGAAGAAAAGGACATTGCCGGGGCAATCTCTTTCCTTCATAAAAAACACCATCAGGTAGTTGAGGGAGCGGGGGCTATCGGTGTTGCTGCGTTATTATCGGGACGGATATCGGCTGTGGGGCGTAATGTCGGAGTGGTCATATCGGGAGGCAACATCGATCACGAAGTTTTGATGAGAGTCCTGTCCGAAAATTGA